A region of Subdoligranulum variabile DNA encodes the following proteins:
- the grpE gene encoding nucleotide exchange factor GrpE, producing MAETASQHTLDEVFTEVTQLRDLFARRLMDDKTKNAALEKLAQSNTLLIRSAEDERILAFVKELILLCDRIYNRTQSDAFTDSVLEELLEILARRGIEQIEQLEQFDPRIHSCLSVVPASEAHPVNTITQVIRQGYRRGDKVIRPAEVVVAR from the coding sequence ATGGCCGAAACAGCTTCGCAGCATACCCTGGACGAAGTCTTTACCGAGGTGACGCAGCTGCGGGACCTGTTTGCCCGGCGGCTCATGGACGACAAGACCAAGAACGCCGCGCTGGAAAAATTGGCCCAGTCCAATACCCTGCTGATCCGCTCGGCGGAGGATGAGCGCATCCTGGCTTTTGTGAAAGAGCTCATCCTGCTGTGCGACCGGATCTACAACCGCACCCAGAGCGATGCCTTCACCGATTCGGTGCTGGAGGAACTGCTGGAGATCCTGGCCCGGCGGGGCATCGAGCAGATCGAGCAGCTGGAGCAGTTCGATCCGCGGATCCACAGCTGTCTTTCGGTGGTGCCGGCCAGCGAGGCGCATCCGGTCAACACCATCACCCAGGTCATCCGCCAGGGATACCGGCGGGGGGACAAGGTGATCCGCCCGGCGGAAGTGGTGGTGGCCCGCTGA
- a CDS encoding Hsp70 family protein produces MGRAIGIDLGTTYSAVAVLQPDGKPAILPNSEGQNITPSVVLFPDVGNGGDEPLVGDMAKHSAATSPLDVVQFVKRQMGDPGWRFESTSGNVYTAEEISAIILKKLKNDAELALGEEVTDAVITVPAYFDDTRRVATRQAGRIAGLNVLRVLNEPTAAAISYGLNYESNGTVLVYDLGGGTFDVTIMEIRDGTFDVLATDGNRNLGGFDFDNRIANYVMEELEKQGAGSDLSLDDALVAEIREKSELAKKSLSTIQQANIILSVRGKQYRVRITREQFEELTRDLLRTTQELVEDVMEAAGKLWADIDHLLLIGGSTRMPMVRNMVRQISGKQPELNVNPDEAVALGAAIQAYVCEQEKAEDGPAQGSGDLVPAPAGDMVLTISDVTSQALGVILLNDNDQEENFVVIPKNAKIPTKGERHAMTVQDNQSSIFVRVTQGEDSDVRYAVVIGSKDIPIPAYPKGAPFTVFYAYDIDQTVYVELFDDTARRTVGTFEIDRALNMDEETVENAIRRMDSMPIG; encoded by the coding sequence ATGGGACGAGCGATCGGAATTGACCTGGGGACCACCTATTCGGCGGTAGCGGTGCTGCAGCCGGACGGCAAACCGGCCATCCTGCCCAACAGCGAGGGGCAGAACATCACCCCGTCGGTGGTGCTGTTCCCCGATGTGGGCAACGGCGGCGACGAGCCGCTGGTGGGGGATATGGCCAAACATTCGGCGGCCACCTCGCCGCTGGATGTGGTGCAGTTTGTCAAGCGGCAGATGGGGGATCCCGGCTGGCGGTTTGAATCCACCAGCGGCAACGTCTACACAGCGGAGGAGATCTCGGCCATCATCCTGAAAAAGCTGAAGAATGATGCCGAGCTGGCCCTGGGGGAGGAGGTCACCGATGCGGTGATCACGGTACCGGCCTACTTTGACGATACCCGGCGGGTAGCCACCCGTCAGGCCGGGCGCATTGCGGGGCTCAACGTGCTGCGGGTGCTCAACGAACCCACGGCGGCGGCCATCTCCTACGGCCTCAACTACGAAAGCAACGGCACGGTGCTGGTGTACGACCTGGGCGGCGGCACCTTCGACGTGACGATCATGGAGATCCGGGACGGCACCTTCGATGTGCTGGCTACCGACGGAAACCGCAATCTGGGCGGCTTCGACTTCGACAACCGCATTGCCAACTATGTCATGGAGGAGCTGGAAAAGCAGGGGGCGGGCAGCGACCTTTCGCTGGACGACGCCCTGGTGGCTGAGATCCGGGAAAAATCCGAGCTGGCCAAAAAGAGCCTGAGCACCATTCAGCAGGCCAACATCATCCTGTCGGTGCGGGGCAAGCAGTACCGGGTGCGCATCACCCGGGAACAGTTCGAGGAACTCACCCGGGACCTGCTGCGCACCACCCAGGAACTGGTGGAGGATGTGATGGAGGCCGCAGGCAAGCTGTGGGCGGACATCGACCATCTGCTGCTCATCGGCGGCTCTACCCGGATGCCCATGGTGCGCAACATGGTGCGGCAGATCTCCGGCAAGCAGCCGGAGCTGAACGTGAACCCTGACGAAGCGGTGGCCCTGGGGGCCGCCATCCAGGCCTATGTCTGCGAGCAGGAGAAGGCGGAGGACGGACCGGCGCAAGGAAGCGGCGATCTGGTGCCGGCCCCCGCCGGGGATATGGTGCTGACCATCTCGGACGTGACCTCCCAGGCCCTGGGGGTGATCCTTCTCAACGACAACGACCAGGAGGAAAACTTCGTGGTCATCCCCAAGAACGCCAAGATCCCCACCAAGGGGGAGCGCCACGCCATGACGGTGCAGGACAACCAGTCCAGCATTTTCGTGCGGGTGACCCAGGGGGAGGACAGCGATGTCCGGTACGCGGTGGTCATCGGCAGCAAGGATATCCCCATCCCGGCCTATCCCAAAGGGGCACCCTTCACGGTGTTCTATGCCTACGATATCGACCAGACCGTCTATGTGGAACTCTTTGACGATACCGCCCGCCGGACGGTGGGCACTTTTGAGATCGACCGCGCCCTGAACATGGACGAGGAAACGGTGGAAAACGCCATCCGGCGGATGGACAGCATGCCCATCGGCTGA
- a CDS encoding helix-turn-helix transcriptional regulator yields MAGDSVIREKWSVSENYQKVSIAVLQENLAALRAKADISQEELANLLGISRQTYSGLESGKRHMSWCTYLSLVFLFHEIRSTREMIEGLHVFPADLFIKFNS; encoded by the coding sequence ATGGCAGGTGATTCGGTGATTCGGGAAAAATGGTCGGTGTCGGAAAATTATCAGAAGGTCAGCATTGCCGTCCTGCAGGAAAATCTGGCGGCGCTGCGGGCCAAGGCAGATATTTCGCAGGAGGAGCTGGCCAATCTGCTGGGGATCTCCCGGCAGACCTACAGCGGGTTGGAATCGGGCAAGCGGCACATGTCCTGGTGCACCTATCTTTCCCTGGTGTTCCTCTTCCACGAGATCCGTTCCACCCGGGAGATGATCGAAGGGCTGCATGTGTTTCCGGCGGATCTGTTCATCAAGTTCAACAGCTGA
- a CDS encoding FAD-dependent oxidoreductase, with protein MKFPYMFSPVQIGTVTVPNRFVVPPMGNNLANTDGSLSDRSLSYYEARAKGGFGLITIESTVVYKEAKGGPRKPCLFSDDTVPSFRRVADACHAYGAKVSIQLQHAGPEGNSALTGYPLKAASAVPAAQGRKVPEAVSREELYRIIECYGDAARRAQQAGIDMVEVHCAHGYLVSTFISQRTNHRTDEFGGCFENRMRLPRLIIENIRKKTGGNLPILCRINASDEVEGGQTVQDAAAVAAYLEQECGVDALHVTRAVHLHDEFMWAPGITHGGFNADLVSEIHRAVSIPVIAVGRFTEPQYAELLVKQGRADLIAFGRQSITDPELPNKARNNQLESMTPCIGCLLGCVPNMFAGKAITCALNPCVGQEHVLTPVENKKRVVVVGGGPAGLYAAWACAVRGHSVTLLEKCEELGGNFRVASFPTGKGQLSEAIRSMIVKCQQAGVDLRCGVNATEETLRSLSPDAIVVATGSVPLVLPIPGLDTCGYVTAQDLLLGKVTCGQKALVVGGGMVGCEAAEFLAERGYTVGIVEMKTVIAADVTPENRRYMFENFAENHVQLQPGARVSHFYPDGVDYQLADGTGGSMRGYDTVVLAMGSRSNAALKEDAEKVAPQVVVIGEAAQAPGNAVTATQAALEAALQI; from the coding sequence ATGAAATTCCCGTATATGTTCTCTCCGGTGCAGATCGGCACCGTCACCGTGCCCAACCGTTTTGTGGTGCCCCCCATGGGCAACAACCTGGCCAACACCGACGGCTCCCTCAGCGACCGGTCCCTCTCCTACTACGAGGCCCGGGCCAAGGGCGGCTTCGGCCTCATCACCATTGAATCCACCGTGGTCTACAAAGAGGCCAAGGGCGGCCCCCGCAAGCCCTGCCTCTTCTCGGACGACACGGTGCCCAGCTTCCGCCGGGTGGCCGATGCCTGCCATGCCTACGGCGCCAAGGTGTCCATCCAGCTGCAGCACGCCGGCCCCGAGGGCAACTCCGCCCTCACCGGCTACCCGCTGAAGGCCGCCAGCGCCGTGCCCGCCGCCCAGGGCCGGAAAGTGCCCGAGGCTGTCAGCCGGGAGGAACTCTACCGCATCATCGAGTGCTACGGTGATGCCGCCCGCCGCGCCCAGCAGGCCGGCATCGACATGGTGGAAGTCCACTGTGCCCACGGCTACCTGGTGAGCACCTTCATCTCCCAGCGCACCAACCACCGCACCGATGAGTTCGGCGGCTGCTTCGAGAACCGCATGCGGCTGCCCCGCCTGATCATCGAGAACATCCGGAAGAAGACCGGCGGCAACCTGCCCATCCTCTGCCGCATCAACGCCAGCGACGAGGTGGAGGGCGGCCAGACCGTCCAGGACGCCGCCGCCGTGGCCGCCTACCTGGAGCAGGAGTGCGGCGTGGACGCCCTGCACGTGACCCGTGCCGTCCATCTCCATGACGAGTTCATGTGGGCCCCCGGCATCACCCACGGTGGCTTCAACGCCGACCTGGTCAGCGAGATCCACCGCGCGGTGAGCATCCCGGTCATCGCCGTGGGCCGCTTCACCGAGCCCCAGTACGCCGAGCTGCTGGTCAAGCAGGGCCGTGCCGACCTCATCGCCTTCGGCCGTCAGAGCATCACCGACCCCGAGCTGCCCAACAAGGCCCGCAACAACCAGCTGGAGAGCATGACCCCCTGCATCGGCTGCCTGCTGGGCTGCGTTCCCAACATGTTTGCCGGCAAGGCCATCACCTGCGCCCTGAACCCCTGCGTGGGCCAGGAACACGTGCTCACCCCCGTGGAGAACAAGAAGCGGGTGGTGGTCGTGGGCGGCGGCCCCGCCGGCCTGTATGCGGCCTGGGCCTGCGCCGTGCGCGGCCACAGCGTGACCCTGCTGGAAAAGTGTGAGGAGCTGGGCGGCAACTTCCGCGTGGCGTCCTTCCCCACCGGTAAGGGCCAGCTGTCCGAGGCCATCCGCTCCATGATCGTCAAGTGCCAGCAGGCGGGTGTGGACCTGCGCTGCGGCGTCAACGCCACCGAGGAGACGCTGCGCAGCCTCTCCCCCGACGCCATCGTGGTGGCCACCGGTTCGGTGCCGCTGGTGCTGCCCATCCCGGGTCTGGACACCTGCGGCTACGTCACCGCCCAGGACCTGCTGCTGGGCAAGGTCACCTGCGGCCAGAAGGCCCTGGTGGTAGGCGGCGGCATGGTGGGCTGTGAAGCGGCCGAGTTCCTGGCCGAGCGCGGCTACACCGTGGGCATCGTGGAGATGAAGACCGTCATCGCCGCCGATGTCACCCCCGAGAACCGCCGCTACATGTTCGAGAATTTTGCCGAGAACCATGTCCAGTTGCAGCCCGGCGCCCGGGTCAGCCATTTCTACCCCGACGGCGTGGACTACCAGCTGGCCGACGGCACCGGCGGTTCCATGCGCGGCTACGACACCGTGGTGCTGGCCATGGGTTCCCGCAGCAACGCGGCCCTCAAGGAAGACGCCGAGAAGGTGGCCCCCCAGGTGGTCGTCATCGGTGAGGCCGCCCAGGCCCCCGGCAATGCAGTGACCGCCACCCAGGCCGCCCTGGAAGCTGCCCTGCAGATCTGA
- the aroE gene encoding shikimate dehydrogenase, whose translation MEARISGHTQLYCLIGSPVGHSGSPAMYNYSFARTGIDAAYLAFDIPLEKTKEAVESLKLLHVGGFNVTMPCKTAVAGCVDALSPAAELIGACNTVTVGEDGKLTGHNTDGIGFVRNLAEHGVAISGKKLVVLGAGGAATAICAQAALDGAAEIAIFNRKDEFYPRGEQNVEKLRKAVPHCKVSITPLEDEAALAAAVGRCDILVNATKVGMKPLEAETLIDPKLLRPELVVADTVYNPKETRLICDAKAAGCAAAVGGIGMLLWQGVAAFKLFTGKDMPAQEVLEKFFL comes from the coding sequence ATGGAAGCAAGAATTTCCGGACATACCCAGCTTTACTGCCTGATCGGCTCCCCCGTGGGCCATTCCGGCTCTCCCGCCATGTACAACTACTCCTTCGCCCGCACCGGCATCGATGCGGCCTACCTGGCCTTTGATATTCCCCTGGAAAAGACCAAGGAAGCGGTGGAGTCCCTCAAGCTGCTCCATGTGGGCGGCTTCAACGTGACCATGCCCTGCAAGACCGCCGTGGCGGGCTGCGTGGACGCCCTCTCTCCGGCGGCGGAGCTCATCGGCGCCTGCAACACCGTCACCGTGGGGGAGGACGGCAAACTCACCGGCCACAACACCGACGGCATCGGCTTTGTGCGCAACCTGGCCGAACACGGCGTGGCCATCAGCGGCAAGAAGCTGGTGGTGCTGGGCGCCGGCGGTGCGGCCACAGCCATCTGCGCCCAGGCGGCGCTGGACGGCGCGGCGGAGATCGCCATCTTCAACCGCAAGGATGAATTCTACCCCCGCGGCGAGCAGAATGTGGAAAAGCTGCGCAAGGCGGTGCCCCACTGCAAGGTGTCCATCACCCCGCTGGAGGACGAGGCCGCCCTGGCCGCGGCGGTGGGCCGCTGCGACATCCTGGTCAACGCCACCAAGGTGGGCATGAAGCCCCTGGAGGCCGAGACCCTCATCGACCCCAAGCTGCTCCGTCCCGAGCTGGTGGTGGCCGACACCGTCTACAATCCCAAGGAGACCCGTCTGATCTGTGACGCCAAGGCCGCCGGCTGTGCCGCCGCGGTGGGCGGCATCGGCATGCTGCTGTGGCAGGGCGTGGCCGCCTTCAAGCTCTTCACCGGCAAGGATATGCCTGCCCAGGAAGTGCTGGAAAAATTCTTCCTGTAA
- a CDS encoding sugar phosphate isomerase/epimerase family protein, translating into MSQKHPITISSWTLGDQCTFEERVSAAKAAGFEGIGLRAETYVDALNEGLFDQDILDILKKYDMKVTEVEYIVQWAEEHRSYEQKYKEQICFHMCRLFGVNHINCGLMENYSVEYTAQKLRELCHRAAPFTIGVEPMPYSGLPDVKKAWAVVKESGCDNAKLILDSWHWIRANQSYDPSVLADVPADKVVSIQINDVQAHPYAGPVLRDESMHDRMLPGTGSGNTAGFVEMIRNKGIDPKVVGVEVISDAILADGVPAAAKANYDATKAVLEQAWPEILEK; encoded by the coding sequence ATGTCTCAGAAACATCCCATCACCATCAGTTCCTGGACGCTGGGCGACCAGTGCACCTTTGAAGAGCGGGTTTCGGCCGCCAAGGCTGCCGGCTTCGAGGGCATCGGCCTGCGGGCGGAGACCTACGTGGACGCCCTGAACGAGGGCCTCTTCGACCAGGACATCCTGGACATCCTGAAGAAGTACGACATGAAGGTCACCGAGGTGGAGTACATCGTCCAGTGGGCCGAGGAGCACCGCTCCTACGAGCAGAAGTACAAGGAGCAGATCTGCTTCCATATGTGCCGTCTGTTCGGCGTGAACCACATCAACTGCGGCCTCATGGAGAACTACTCGGTGGAGTACACCGCCCAGAAGCTGCGGGAACTGTGCCACCGTGCGGCGCCCTTCACCATCGGCGTGGAGCCCATGCCCTACAGCGGCCTGCCCGATGTGAAGAAGGCCTGGGCCGTGGTCAAGGAATCCGGCTGCGACAACGCCAAGCTGATCCTGGACTCCTGGCACTGGATCCGCGCCAACCAGAGCTATGACCCCAGCGTGCTGGCCGATGTGCCCGCCGACAAGGTGGTCTCCATCCAGATCAACGACGTGCAGGCCCATCCCTACGCGGGCCCCGTGCTCCGGGATGAGTCCATGCACGACCGCATGCTGCCCGGCACCGGTTCCGGCAACACCGCCGGCTTTGTGGAGATGATCCGCAACAAGGGCATCGATCCCAAGGTGGTGGGCGTGGAAGTCATCAGCGACGCCATCCTGGCGGACGGCGTGCCCGCCGCTGCCAAGGCCAACTACGACGCCACCAAGGCCGTGCTGGAACAGGCATGGCCCGAGATTCTGGAAAAGTAA
- a CDS encoding shikimate kinase — translation MDTLFLIGFMGAGKTSVSRALSRQLGRPVVEMDQRIAEQEGMSVSDIFARKGEGYFRSCETALLNSFSHSEPCVVSCGGGVPMREENVAAMRRSGLVVLLTARPEVILRRVKDDHSRPLLEGHKDIAYIAALMEQRRPKYEAAADITVDTSDRTIAEICREVLQQAALRGQPQ, via the coding sequence ATGGATACATTGTTTCTCATCGGCTTCATGGGCGCGGGCAAGACGTCGGTCTCCCGGGCGCTGAGCCGTCAGCTGGGCCGCCCCGTGGTGGAGATGGACCAGCGCATCGCCGAACAGGAGGGCATGTCCGTCTCGGACATCTTTGCCCGGAAAGGGGAGGGCTACTTCCGCAGCTGCGAGACGGCGCTGCTCAACAGCTTTTCCCACAGCGAGCCCTGCGTGGTCTCCTGCGGGGGCGGGGTCCCCATGCGGGAGGAAAACGTGGCGGCCATGCGCCGCAGCGGCCTGGTGGTGCTGCTGACCGCCCGCCCGGAGGTCATCCTGCGCCGGGTGAAGGACGACCACAGCCGCCCGCTGCTGGAAGGCCACAAGGATATCGCCTACATCGCGGCGCTGATGGAACAGCGCCGTCCCAAGTACGAGGCCGCGGCGGACATCACCGTGGACACCTCGGACCGGACCATCGCCGAAATCTGCCGGGAAGTGCTGCAGCAGGCAGCGCTCCGCGGGCAGCCGCAATAA
- a CDS encoding MFS transporter, with protein sequence MVDGIFLAFLPFPPFTRTEKKAAKEPMHFTPASIVLVCLGFTTSTTFMLWLNCNQELGILYGLSDPGKIQSFYSVGIVLALFVSAALLGRNVEPAKILVVYPTIALLTLVAIYFIQTPAICLAGGFLLGFFAAGGVLQLVTAVANEMFPKNRGVITSIVMIASSVANYLVVSVAGILTRIGGTEGPRLVLLFNIAVTLVGILLAVYLNGCLKKEKAAAAKE encoded by the coding sequence GTGGTGGACGGCATCTTCCTGGCCTTCCTGCCCTTCCCGCCCTTCACCCGCACCGAGAAAAAGGCCGCCAAGGAACCCATGCATTTCACCCCGGCGTCCATCGTGCTGGTCTGCCTGGGCTTCACCACCTCCACCACCTTCATGCTCTGGCTCAACTGCAACCAGGAGCTGGGCATCCTCTACGGCCTGTCCGACCCCGGCAAGATCCAGTCCTTCTACTCGGTGGGCATCGTGCTGGCCCTCTTTGTCAGCGCGGCGCTGCTGGGCCGCAACGTGGAACCCGCCAAGATCCTGGTGGTCTATCCCACCATCGCCCTGCTGACCCTGGTGGCCATCTACTTCATCCAGACCCCCGCCATCTGCCTGGCCGGCGGCTTCCTGCTGGGCTTCTTCGCCGCGGGCGGCGTGCTCCAGCTGGTCACCGCCGTGGCCAATGAGATGTTCCCCAAAAACCGCGGCGTCATCACCTCCATCGTCATGATCGCCTCCAGCGTGGCCAACTACCTGGTGGTCAGCGTGGCGGGCATCCTCACCCGCATCGGCGGCACCGAGGGCCCCCGTCTGGTGCTGCTCTTCAACATCGCCGTGACCCTGGTGGGCATCCTGCTGGCGGTCTACCTCAATGGCTGCCTGAAAAAGGAAAAGGCTGCCGCCGCAAAGGAGTAA
- a CDS encoding helix-turn-helix domain-containing protein — protein MPSTTMMTAVARKMVWKGRLARETGIRPSTICAYYNEFAERINLEHLDRICEALGCRVEDVLEYVPSLQKKTGQDLILEDHGNRKDPKK, from the coding sequence ATGCCGTCCACCACGATGATGACGGCGGTGGCCAGGAAGATGGTGTGGAAGGGCAGGTTAGCGCGGGAAACTGGAATCCGTCCATCTACGATCTGCGCTTATTATAATGAGTTTGCGGAGAGAATCAACCTGGAACATTTGGACCGTATCTGTGAGGCTTTGGGCTGTCGCGTTGAAGATGTTCTTGAATATGTTCCAAGTCTCCAAAAAAAGACCGGCCAAGATCTGATTTTAGAAGATCACGGAAACCGAAAAGACCCGAAAAAATGA
- a CDS encoding type 2 periplasmic-binding domain-containing protein: MTTDRGARSVCLTAALLLLAGCAAAPQQPAAPAVQLDWYVNFSWFNAGWGGNHVTDTVTESTGVTVDFSVPTGAGSDTLDAMIRQEDLPDLITLGWWEPQVSTLIDGGYVYSLDELAETYDPDFYTVAGADQLDWYRQPDGYVYGYPSFSAGVEEAQQAANMVFVVRKDLYEALGSPDMTTPEGFADTLRRAAAQFPEVDGKPLIPFGVGEFNEYGNASLTDCLPDFLAIPPQKDGQAYDAVTDPDYQTWLKTLRELVADGTLTSDFFFDKRQQTAEKLLDGQYFCLLYQWTDVDVALQKN; this comes from the coding sequence ATGACGACTGACAGGGGAGCAAGGTCGGTCTGTCTGACCGCCGCCCTTTTGCTGCTGGCGGGGTGTGCGGCGGCGCCGCAGCAGCCCGCGGCACCGGCCGTACAGCTGGACTGGTATGTGAATTTTTCCTGGTTCAACGCCGGCTGGGGCGGCAACCATGTCACCGACACCGTCACCGAATCTACCGGCGTCACGGTGGACTTTTCCGTCCCCACGGGGGCGGGCAGCGACACCCTGGACGCCATGATCCGCCAGGAGGACCTGCCCGACCTCATCACCCTGGGCTGGTGGGAACCCCAGGTCAGCACCCTCATCGACGGGGGCTACGTCTATTCCCTGGACGAGCTGGCCGAAACCTACGATCCCGACTTCTATACCGTGGCGGGGGCGGACCAGCTGGACTGGTACCGCCAGCCCGACGGCTATGTCTACGGCTACCCCAGCTTTTCGGCGGGGGTGGAGGAAGCCCAGCAGGCGGCCAACATGGTCTTTGTGGTGCGCAAGGATCTGTATGAAGCCCTGGGCAGCCCCGACATGACCACGCCGGAAGGCTTTGCCGACACCCTGCGCCGGGCGGCGGCCCAGTTCCCCGAGGTGGACGGCAAACCGCTCATTCCCTTTGGGGTGGGAGAGTTCAACGAGTACGGCAATGCCTCCCTCACCGACTGCCTGCCGGATTTTCTCGCCATTCCGCCCCAGAAGGACGGCCAGGCCTACGACGCGGTCACCGACCCCGACTACCAGACCTGGCTGAAAACGCTGCGGGAACTGGTGGCGGACGGCACGCTGACCAGCGATTTCTTTTTTGACAAGCGGCAGCAGACCGCCGAAAAGCTGCTGGACGGGCAGTATTTCTGCCTTTTGTACCAGTGGACCGATGTGGATGTTGCTTTGCAAAAAAATTGA